One segment of Anopheles stephensi strain Indian chromosome 3, UCI_ANSTEP_V1.0, whole genome shotgun sequence DNA contains the following:
- the LOC118512659 gene encoding putative oxidoreductase GLYR1 homolog isoform X3, translating to MSDSTGYAVNDLVWAKMKGFSPWPGRISVPPAELRKIAVKKNNPVKCIFFFGSNNYAWIEETQIKPYLEFKDTLLNSCKTAQFKEALKQIEEFRVNPEKFQPLFVGENEAANRPDPDEEFNRLREGVASGTEESGAEDGASVNNTSTPAVLESVDDVTSTPLVKKSAKKKTSVTKVRSVGNKSKAALDDGVTSTPSPKRKKKLLNDSAELSTLDIDSYASPVRRNAPVTHLLNRPVTVTRPETPEIDMSSVSNAVQSRNIKASQLKFGFLGLGVMGCGIVKNLIKSGHSVVVWNRSANKCRKFQEVGAEVADTPSDVVEMTDVTYSCVSDPQVAKDMVFGNCGVMSANLAGKGYVEMTGVDPETSNDINEAIISKGGRYLEAQIQGSKNQAEEGTLIILASGDRLLFEECQSCFEAISRNSFYLGDVGNATKMNLILQMISGITLAGVAEAMALADRAGLQQKDVLEVLELTSMSSEMMLQKGNAIIKGEFPTHQALKHMQKDLKLALSLADGLEQSVPITAASNEVYKHAKRLGYGSHDASAVYVRARF from the exons atgtccGACAGCACGGGTTACGCTGTTAACGATCTCGTGTG GGCCAAAATGAAGGGATTCTCGCCCTGGCCTGGCCGTATCTCAGTCCCACCGGCAGAGCTGCGGAAAATTGCGGTTAAAAAGAACAATCCAGTGAAGtgtattttcttctttggctccaACAACTA CGCTTGGATCGAGGAAACGCAAATCAAGCCGTATCTTGAGTTCAAGGATACGTTGCTGAATTCTTGCAAAACGGCTCAGTTCAAAGAGGCTTTGAAACAGATAGAAGAATTCCGTGTAAATCCGGAG AAATTTCAGCCTCTGTTTGTGGGTGAAAACGAAGCCGCCAATCGGCCGGATCCGGACGAAGAGTTTAATAGACTCCGTGAAGGTGTTGCCAGCGGTACGGAGGAGAGCGGAGCAGAGGATGGAGCTTCCGTGAATAACACGTCGACCCCCGCCGTTCTTGAATCGGTGGACGATGTCACCTCAACGCCGCTGGTAAAGAAGTCAGCTAAGAAGAAA ACGTCGGTCACGAAAGTGCGTTCGGTAGGCAACAAATCGAAAGCCGCACTGGACGATGGTGTGACCAGTACGCCATCCCCCAAGCGCAAGAAGAAGCTGTTGAATGATTCGGCAGAATTATCTACCCTGGATATTGATAGCTATGCTAGTCCGGTCAGACGCAATGCGCCGGTGACGCACCTGCTGAATCGTCCGGTCACTGTAACCCGACCAGAGACACCCGAGATCGATATGTCAAGCGTTTCAAATGCGGTCCAATCGCGCAATATCAAAGCATCGCAGCTGAAGTTCGGCTTCCTCGGGCTTGGCGTGATGGGTTGCGGAATTGTGAAAAATCTTATCAAATCCGGACACTCGGTCGTTGTCTGGAATCGTAGCGCTAACAAATGCCGCAAGTTCCAGGAGGTCGGTGCCGAGGTTGCGGATACCCCTTCCGACGTGGTGGAAATGACCGATGTCACTTATTCGTGTGTGTCTGATCCCCAGGTTGCAAAGGAT ATGGTGTTCGGTAATTGCGGAGTAATGTCGGCAAACCTGGCCGGCAAGGGTTACGTTGAGATGACTGGTGTCGATCCGGAAACATCTAATGACATCAATGAGGCAATCATCTCCAAAGGTGGCCGTTATTTGGAAGCACAA ATACAAGGCTCGAAGAACCAAGCGGAAGAGGGAACGCTCATCATTTTGGCTAGCGGCGATCGATTGCTGTTCGAGGAGTGTCAAAGCTGCTTCGAAGCCATTTCCCGCAATTCGTTCTACCTGGGCGACGTCGGCAATGCTACAAAGATGAATCTAATTTTGCAGATGATTTCCGGCATTACGCTGGCCGGAGTGGCGGAAGCGATGGCACTTG CGGACCGTGCTGGACTGCAGCAAAAAGACGTGCTGGAAGTGTTAGAATTAACTAGCATGTCCTCGGAAATGATGCTGCAAAAGGGAAATG CCATCATCAAGGGCGAATTTCCGACCCATCAAGCGCTGAAGCATATGCAGAAAGACCTCAAGCTTGCGTTAAGCCTAGCGGACGGACTGGAGCAATCGGTGCCCATTACGGCCGCCTCGAACGAGGTGTACAAACACGCCAAACGTCTTGGGTACGGTTCGCACGACGCCAGCGCTGTCTACGTACGGGCTCGGTTTTAA
- the LOC118512659 gene encoding putative oxidoreductase GLYR1 homolog isoform X2: protein MSDSTGYAVNDLVWAKMKGFSPWPGRISVPPAELRKIAVKKNNPVKCIFFFGSNNYAWIEETQIKPYLEFKDTLLNSCKTAQFKEALKQIEEFRVNPEKFQPLFVGENEAANRPDPDEEFNRLREGVASGTEESGAEDGASVNNTSTPAVLESVDDVTSTPLVKKSAKKKVRASLPIKLNVDKTSVTKVRSVGNKSKAALDDGVTSTPSPKRKKKLLNDSAELSTLDIDSYASPVRRNAPVTHLLNRPVTVTRPETPEIDMSSVSNAVQSRNIKASQLKFGFLGLGVMGCGIVKNLIKSGHSVVVWNRSANKCRKFQEVGAEVADTPSDVVEMTDVTYSCVSDPQVAKDMVFGNCGVMSANLAGKGYVEMTGVDPETSNDINEAIISKGGRYLEAQIQGSKNQAEEGTLIILASGDRLLFEECQSCFEAISRNSFYLGDVGNATKMNLILQMISGITLAGVAEAMALADRAGLQQKDVLEVLELTSMSSEMMLQKGNAIIKGEFPTHQALKHMQKDLKLALSLADGLEQSVPITAASNEVYKHAKRLGYGSHDASAVYVRARF from the exons atgtccGACAGCACGGGTTACGCTGTTAACGATCTCGTGTG GGCCAAAATGAAGGGATTCTCGCCCTGGCCTGGCCGTATCTCAGTCCCACCGGCAGAGCTGCGGAAAATTGCGGTTAAAAAGAACAATCCAGTGAAGtgtattttcttctttggctccaACAACTA CGCTTGGATCGAGGAAACGCAAATCAAGCCGTATCTTGAGTTCAAGGATACGTTGCTGAATTCTTGCAAAACGGCTCAGTTCAAAGAGGCTTTGAAACAGATAGAAGAATTCCGTGTAAATCCGGAG AAATTTCAGCCTCTGTTTGTGGGTGAAAACGAAGCCGCCAATCGGCCGGATCCGGACGAAGAGTTTAATAGACTCCGTGAAGGTGTTGCCAGCGGTACGGAGGAGAGCGGAGCAGAGGATGGAGCTTCCGTGAATAACACGTCGACCCCCGCCGTTCTTGAATCGGTGGACGATGTCACCTCAACGCCGCTGGTAAAGAAGTCAGCTAAGAAGAAAGTACGTGCCTCGTTGCCAATCAAGTTGAACGTGGATAAG ACGTCGGTCACGAAAGTGCGTTCGGTAGGCAACAAATCGAAAGCCGCACTGGACGATGGTGTGACCAGTACGCCATCCCCCAAGCGCAAGAAGAAGCTGTTGAATGATTCGGCAGAATTATCTACCCTGGATATTGATAGCTATGCTAGTCCGGTCAGACGCAATGCGCCGGTGACGCACCTGCTGAATCGTCCGGTCACTGTAACCCGACCAGAGACACCCGAGATCGATATGTCAAGCGTTTCAAATGCGGTCCAATCGCGCAATATCAAAGCATCGCAGCTGAAGTTCGGCTTCCTCGGGCTTGGCGTGATGGGTTGCGGAATTGTGAAAAATCTTATCAAATCCGGACACTCGGTCGTTGTCTGGAATCGTAGCGCTAACAAATGCCGCAAGTTCCAGGAGGTCGGTGCCGAGGTTGCGGATACCCCTTCCGACGTGGTGGAAATGACCGATGTCACTTATTCGTGTGTGTCTGATCCCCAGGTTGCAAAGGAT ATGGTGTTCGGTAATTGCGGAGTAATGTCGGCAAACCTGGCCGGCAAGGGTTACGTTGAGATGACTGGTGTCGATCCGGAAACATCTAATGACATCAATGAGGCAATCATCTCCAAAGGTGGCCGTTATTTGGAAGCACAA ATACAAGGCTCGAAGAACCAAGCGGAAGAGGGAACGCTCATCATTTTGGCTAGCGGCGATCGATTGCTGTTCGAGGAGTGTCAAAGCTGCTTCGAAGCCATTTCCCGCAATTCGTTCTACCTGGGCGACGTCGGCAATGCTACAAAGATGAATCTAATTTTGCAGATGATTTCCGGCATTACGCTGGCCGGAGTGGCGGAAGCGATGGCACTTG CGGACCGTGCTGGACTGCAGCAAAAAGACGTGCTGGAAGTGTTAGAATTAACTAGCATGTCCTCGGAAATGATGCTGCAAAAGGGAAATG CCATCATCAAGGGCGAATTTCCGACCCATCAAGCGCTGAAGCATATGCAGAAAGACCTCAAGCTTGCGTTAAGCCTAGCGGACGGACTGGAGCAATCGGTGCCCATTACGGCCGCCTCGAACGAGGTGTACAAACACGCCAAACGTCTTGGGTACGGTTCGCACGACGCCAGCGCTGTCTACGTACGGGCTCGGTTTTAA
- the LOC118512659 gene encoding putative oxidoreductase GLYR1 homolog isoform X1, translating into MSDSTGYAVNDLVWAKMKGFSPWPGRISVPPAELRKIAVKKNNPVKCIFFFGSNNYAWIEETQIKPYLEFKDTLLNSCKTAQFKEALKQIEEFRVNPEKFQPLFVGENEAANRPDPDEEFNRLREGVASGTEESGAEDGASVNNTSTPAVLESVDDVTSTPLVKKSAKKKVRASLPIKLNVDKVTSVTKVRSVGNKSKAALDDGVTSTPSPKRKKKLLNDSAELSTLDIDSYASPVRRNAPVTHLLNRPVTVTRPETPEIDMSSVSNAVQSRNIKASQLKFGFLGLGVMGCGIVKNLIKSGHSVVVWNRSANKCRKFQEVGAEVADTPSDVVEMTDVTYSCVSDPQVAKDMVFGNCGVMSANLAGKGYVEMTGVDPETSNDINEAIISKGGRYLEAQIQGSKNQAEEGTLIILASGDRLLFEECQSCFEAISRNSFYLGDVGNATKMNLILQMISGITLAGVAEAMALADRAGLQQKDVLEVLELTSMSSEMMLQKGNAIIKGEFPTHQALKHMQKDLKLALSLADGLEQSVPITAASNEVYKHAKRLGYGSHDASAVYVRARF; encoded by the exons atgtccGACAGCACGGGTTACGCTGTTAACGATCTCGTGTG GGCCAAAATGAAGGGATTCTCGCCCTGGCCTGGCCGTATCTCAGTCCCACCGGCAGAGCTGCGGAAAATTGCGGTTAAAAAGAACAATCCAGTGAAGtgtattttcttctttggctccaACAACTA CGCTTGGATCGAGGAAACGCAAATCAAGCCGTATCTTGAGTTCAAGGATACGTTGCTGAATTCTTGCAAAACGGCTCAGTTCAAAGAGGCTTTGAAACAGATAGAAGAATTCCGTGTAAATCCGGAG AAATTTCAGCCTCTGTTTGTGGGTGAAAACGAAGCCGCCAATCGGCCGGATCCGGACGAAGAGTTTAATAGACTCCGTGAAGGTGTTGCCAGCGGTACGGAGGAGAGCGGAGCAGAGGATGGAGCTTCCGTGAATAACACGTCGACCCCCGCCGTTCTTGAATCGGTGGACGATGTCACCTCAACGCCGCTGGTAAAGAAGTCAGCTAAGAAGAAAGTACGTGCCTCGTTGCCAATCAAGTTGAACGTGGATAAGGTG ACGTCGGTCACGAAAGTGCGTTCGGTAGGCAACAAATCGAAAGCCGCACTGGACGATGGTGTGACCAGTACGCCATCCCCCAAGCGCAAGAAGAAGCTGTTGAATGATTCGGCAGAATTATCTACCCTGGATATTGATAGCTATGCTAGTCCGGTCAGACGCAATGCGCCGGTGACGCACCTGCTGAATCGTCCGGTCACTGTAACCCGACCAGAGACACCCGAGATCGATATGTCAAGCGTTTCAAATGCGGTCCAATCGCGCAATATCAAAGCATCGCAGCTGAAGTTCGGCTTCCTCGGGCTTGGCGTGATGGGTTGCGGAATTGTGAAAAATCTTATCAAATCCGGACACTCGGTCGTTGTCTGGAATCGTAGCGCTAACAAATGCCGCAAGTTCCAGGAGGTCGGTGCCGAGGTTGCGGATACCCCTTCCGACGTGGTGGAAATGACCGATGTCACTTATTCGTGTGTGTCTGATCCCCAGGTTGCAAAGGAT ATGGTGTTCGGTAATTGCGGAGTAATGTCGGCAAACCTGGCCGGCAAGGGTTACGTTGAGATGACTGGTGTCGATCCGGAAACATCTAATGACATCAATGAGGCAATCATCTCCAAAGGTGGCCGTTATTTGGAAGCACAA ATACAAGGCTCGAAGAACCAAGCGGAAGAGGGAACGCTCATCATTTTGGCTAGCGGCGATCGATTGCTGTTCGAGGAGTGTCAAAGCTGCTTCGAAGCCATTTCCCGCAATTCGTTCTACCTGGGCGACGTCGGCAATGCTACAAAGATGAATCTAATTTTGCAGATGATTTCCGGCATTACGCTGGCCGGAGTGGCGGAAGCGATGGCACTTG CGGACCGTGCTGGACTGCAGCAAAAAGACGTGCTGGAAGTGTTAGAATTAACTAGCATGTCCTCGGAAATGATGCTGCAAAAGGGAAATG CCATCATCAAGGGCGAATTTCCGACCCATCAAGCGCTGAAGCATATGCAGAAAGACCTCAAGCTTGCGTTAAGCCTAGCGGACGGACTGGAGCAATCGGTGCCCATTACGGCCGCCTCGAACGAGGTGTACAAACACGCCAAACGTCTTGGGTACGGTTCGCACGACGCCAGCGCTGTCTACGTACGGGCTCGGTTTTAA